CGCTTCCCGTGCGTGTGAATCCGCAGCAAAGCGATAATCATTAGGACGAAGGTGGCGGCATTGAGGAGAAACACCCATCCGGTGCCCCAAGCCGCAATGATAAATCCCGCTGCGGCGGGGCCGATCAGTCGAGCAGCGTTAAAGGAAGTGCTGTTGAGCGCGACTGCGTTGGGTAGTTCACTTCGGTCGACTAGGTCGGAGACGAACGATTGTCGAGCGGGTCCGTCTACTGCGGTAGCGATACCCAGCAAAACGGAAAAGATGAATAGCAACGGTGTGGTTATGGCATTGCTCAATACGACCGCACCGAGGAATGCCGCCTGGATAGCGAGCGCAACTTGCGTCCAGATCAGCAAGTTTCGGCGATCGCTGCGTTCGGCTAGTGCGCCAGCCCAGGGGCCGATAAAAAGAATGGGTGCGAACTGCAGGGCGGTGACGATACCCAGAATGGCTGGGTCACCGGTTATTTCCAACGCCAACCACATTTGAGCAATGCGGTGCATCCACGTCCCGACGTTGGAGCCGATCATTCCGATGGAGTACCGACGGAAATCTGGTTGGCGCAGCGAATGAAACGTACCCCGGCGGGGTTGATCCTTGTTGGCGAAAGGTGCCGACTTGGCTAGGCCTCCAGAGCCAGTTGATTCAGAAGTGGCGCTACGGCAAGAATCCGTTCTTGGTCGGCCTTCGGTAACCGCCCCACTCGCTCGATCAGCCACGCATTCTTCGCTTCTCGACTGGCTTCCACGCGATCTAGAGCTCGATCGGTCAGATGGACGAGAACTTGACGACCGTCGTTCGGATCTTGTTCCTTGATGACTAGCCCCTCCTCCTCCA
This Actinomycetes bacterium DNA region includes the following protein-coding sequences:
- a CDS encoding MFS transporter produces the protein MADRASGAVTEGRPRTDSCRSATSESTGSGGLAKSAPFANKDQPRRGTFHSLRQPDFRRYSIGMIGSNVGTWMHRIAQMWLALEITGDPAILGIVTALQFAPILFIGPWAGALAERSDRRNLLIWTQVALAIQAAFLGAVVLSNAITTPLLFIFSVLLGIATAVDGPARQSFVSDLVDRSELPNAVALNSTSFNAARLIGPAAAGFIIAAWGTGWVFLLNAATFVLMIIALLRIHTHGKRVGKEQARVSDGVRFVIGHRDLLFVILVAGIVSMFVLNFQMTIAVMATEQFAVGAQTYGVLASVMAIGSLAGSLLAARRGRTSLRIVTVSALGLAGGSIVAGLSPNAWWFGAALVICGIAALSMMTGANAYLQTHSGSEHRSRVMALYLAVFFGTTPIGAPLAGRLAEIAGPRASLIVPGILAMIATAALALWFLHRRRTESSDRINSRRVA